In the genome of Acidimicrobiales bacterium, the window GACTCCCGACGAAGAGGTCACCACGATCGTTGACGTGAGCGGCGCTTTGGACAGGAAGTTCGATTCGCTCACTGCTCACGCCAGCCAGTCGGACAACATCTTCTTCTTGCAGATGGGGCGCAAGGCTTTCGGCGAGATCATGACGCGTGAGGCGTTCGTCAGGGTGCTGGACCGTACCGGCGCCGAACTGCCGGAGGACGATTTGTTCGCGGGTCTGCGCTGAAACCCGTTTGACCGTCAACCGGCTCACCTAGCAACCTCTGCGGCGTGGCTTCTTTCGCCGAGGAGATAACCGTCGAGCCCGCCGGCGAAGGAAGGTACCGGGCGTTCCTCAGCCATGACTGGGACCTTGCACCTCTTCCTCAGGGCGGGATCGTCGCGTCGTTCGCCCTGCGTGCCGCCGGCTTCGAAGTGCACGACCCGTCGCAGCAGCTGCGCACGTGTACGACCGTGTTCGCAGGGCAGGTCACCGCCGGTGAGCTCGAGGTGGATGTATCGGTCTTGAGACGTGGCCGTTCGGCGAGCCAGGTCTCCGCGACGGTTCGCAACGCGGGTGCAGCCGCTGGGGCCACCGTGCTCGCTGTCTTCGGCGGGCCGCGCCGCGGTCCCGAATTCGTCGACGTCAACTCACCGAAGGTCCCGGCTCCCCTCGATTGCCCGTCCTACCGGGACCCCCCGCCCGAAGGCGTGGACCCCATGGACCCGTTCCCGTTCTGGCGGCACGTCGAAGGCCGTGCCGCGATGGGTCATGCCCCCTGGGAGGAGTACGAGCCTGAGTCGTCCGACACGGCTACGTGGTTGCGATTCGACGAACCCCCTCTCTTGGAGGACGGTTCGGTGGACCCCCTCGCGGTGCTGACCCTTGCCGACCGGATGCCCGGGTCGATCGGTGAGCGCCTCGGCCGCCAGGGGCCCCAGTGGTTCGCCCCGAGTGCCGACCTGACGGTCCATTTTTGCGCGCCCCTACGAACGGAGTGGCTGCTCGCGCACGACCGTGCCCGGTGGGCGAGCGACGGTTGGGCGTCCGCTGAGAGCACCCTCTGGGACGAGGACGGCACGCTGGTGGCGTACGCCACGCAGATGATGCTCTTCACCTACATGACCGGTTAGCTTCCCCTCATGCCCGACGAACCCGCTGACATCGAGCGGTTCCTGCGGGACGTCCTGACCCCCGCCATCTACCCGAGCAGAGCACCGCTCGAGATCTCGGCACTTCGGGTGGGCGGTGAGCCGATTCCGTTCGGCGAGGCGGTTTCCGGGCGCTTCACTCCCTTCGAGGTCGGCGAGGATTGGGGCGGCATGTGGGACACCACCTGGTTTCGCCTCTCCGGCGAGGTACCGGCCGGCTGGAGCGAACCCGTGGCGCTCGTGCATCTCGGCGGCGACGACATGGTCGGGTTCAGCGCGGAGGGTCTGGTCTGGAGCCCAGGCGGCGAGGCGATCCAGGGGGTTCACCACCGGCACCGCGAAGTGGGACTCACCGGCTTGCGTGACCGCGACCGGGTCGGGTTCTACGTCGAAGCTGCAGCGAATCCGATCCCTCCCTGGCACTTGCGCGACTGGCCTGATCTCGCGCCCGACTACGACGGCAAGGCCCTCTACACCCTGCGCCAAGCTGAGCTAGCCGAACCCGACCGTGACGCCGAGGCTCTCTACATCGACATCAAGGTGCTCCTCGAATCCTCCGCGCATGTTCCCGAGCGACACGACGAGATTCTCTCCGCCCTGCAGGACGCGTGCGCGCTGGTCGGAGCCGGCCGACCACCCGCGGAGGCCCGGCAGGTGCTGCGCCCGCTGCTTGCCCGCCCGACTCTGTCCTCGCACCGCGTGACCGCGGTCGGGCACGCGCACATCGACTCGGCATGGCTTTGGCCGGTTCGCGAGACACGACGCAAGTGCGCGCGGACCTTCGCCAACCAACTGCGGCTCATGGAGCGATACCCCGAGCACCGGTTCGCGTGCAGCCAGGCAGCTCAGTACCAGTGGATCAAGGACGAACACCCACACCTGTACGAGCAGATCAAGGCGAGGGTCGCGGAAGGTCGCTGGGAACCCGTCGGGGGCATGTGGGTCGAGGCGGACTCGAACGTTCCGTCCGGAGAGTCGCTCGTACGCCAGCTCGTGTACGGCAAACGATTCTTCCTCGACGAGTTCGCGATAGAGACGGCGGAACTCTGGATCCCGGATGTCTTCGGCTACAGCGCAGCGCTCCCGCAGATCGCCTCGCAAGCCGGGATCCGGGCGATCGTCACCCAGAAGATGAGCTGGAACGACACCAACGTCTTTCCCCACACCACCTTCTGGTGGGAAGGCCACGACGGCAGCCGGATCCTCGCCCATTTTCCGCCTGCTGACACGTACAACGGCACCTTCTCGGTATCCGAGATCGTCAAGTCCCGCGACAACCACAAGGATCGCGAGCGATCCGACTCGAGCCTGTATCCCTTCGGCTTCGGCGACGGCGGGGGAGGGCCGACCTCGCACATGCTCGAGAGAGCCCGGCGGCTCGCCGGCCTCGGCGGCCTGCCCGAGGTAGCCATCGGATCGGTGGGTGCATTCCTGCAATCGCTCGACACCGACCGCTTCGCGACGTGGACCGGCGAGCTGTACCTCGAAGCCCACCGGGCCACGCTCACCACCCACGCCGACGTAAAGGCTGGGAACCGGCGCTGCGAGGAGGCACTGCGCGCAGCTGAAATGTGGTCCGTCGCCGCCGGCGTCGACCGCCGCCGCGAGCTCGACGCCGCATGGAAACTTCTGCTCTTCAACCAGTTCCACGACATCATCCCGGGTTCGAGCATCCGTTGGGTCTACGAGGACGCGACGCACGACTATCGCGAGATCCAGCGGATGGCGGGTGAGGTGATCTCCGAGTCCCTCAGCAGGCTCGCCCCTGAGCCGGTCCTCGCAGGCGTGACGGTCTTCAATCCCTCCTCCTACGACCGGCAGGATGTCGTCGACATCGACGGCCGAACGGCAGTCGTCTCCGCACCCGCTTGCGGCTGGGCCCGAGCGTCTCACTCAGCCGGGTTGCCCGAAGGCTGGCATCCGGTGTCCGCCGGTGACGGCTGGATCGACAATGGCATCCTGCGCGTGCGCTGGGACCGCGACGGGCTCCTCACTTCGGTCTGGGATCACGCCGCCCAGCGTGAGGTTCTCGCCGAGGGTGAGCGGGGCAACCTCTTCCAGCTCCACGAAGACGAACCCCGTGCTTTCGACGCCTGGGACGTGGACCGCTCCTACCTGGACACCGTCGAGGACCTCAGGCACCTCGACTCCGCCGAGCTCGTCGAGTCGAACCCCCTCAGAGCGTCGGTCCGCTTCACCCGCCGGTTCGGGTCTTCTTGCATCACCCAGGTCATGTCACTGGCCGCAGGGGCCCGTCACGTCGAGTTCCGCACCGAGGTCGACTGGCAGGAACGCCACCGCTTCCTGAAGGTCGCCTTCCCCGTAGCCGTACATTCGCCGCGGGCTACCTACGAGATCCAGCACGGGTACATCGAACGCTCGACGATCGAGAACACCAGTTGGGACCGAGCGCGCTTCGAGGTGTGCGCGCACCGGTGGGCCGACCTCGGCGAGCCCGGTTACGGAGTGGCCCTGCTCAACGACTGCAAGTACGGCTACGACATCCGCGGCCACACGATGCGCCTGTCTCTTCTGCGCGGCCCCGGCTACCCCGACCCGAGTGCGGACCGTGGGACCCACCAGTTCACGTACGCCCTCTTGCCGCACCCGGGTGACTTCAGGGACGCTCAGGTGCCCGAGCGTGCCGAGGCACTCAACCTGCCCCTCACCACCGCCGCCGGACTGGCACCGGCCAGTGGAAGCGTCCTGCATGTCGACCGGCCCGGAGTGAGCGTCGAAGTCGTCAAATGGGCCGACGACGGTGACGGTGTGATCGTGCGGATCTGCGAGGTGCACGGTTCGAGGGGACCGCTGACGGTCACGCTCCAGGCCGGCCCGGCCGGACTGAGCAACGTCCACCATTGCGATCTCCTCGAACGTGACGTCGAGGAACTCGACCTCGACGGCCGTTCGGTCAGCCTCACGCTGAGACCGTTCGAGCTCGTCACGCTCCGGTTCCGCTAGCCCGGCGGCTGGTCCCGGAGGACTCCCATCGCGAAGTACTGCGCGGCACCTCCGTAGGCCTGCGCCAAAGCGGTACGAACCCCTTCGATCTGGTGCTCGCCGGCGAGACCGCGGACCTGCAGCGCCGCCTCGGCGAAGCGGACCATCCCCGACGCCCCGATGGCGTTCGTGGACAGGACCCCGCCCGACGGGTTCACGGGGAATGCGCCGCCCAGGTCGGTCTCGCCCGTATCGACCATCTTCCAGCCCTCACCTGGACCGGCGATGTCGTGGCCCTCGAGCCACATCGGCTCGTACCAGCTGAACGGCACGTAGAGCTCCGCCATGTCGATCTGGCTTCGCGGGTCGGTGATACCGGCCTGGCGGTAGACGTCGTGCGCGCATTCGACCCCGGCCTGCGGCCGGACCGGGTTGCGGCCCGGGAACTGCCCGAGCTCGCTGCGGACCGACAGGGCGTGGATCCAGGCGGGCGGGCGCGGCGAGCGGCGGGCGCCGGCCTCGTTGGTGAGCACGACGGCGCACGCACCGTCGGACGATGGGCAGGACTCCTGAAACCGGATCGGATCCCACAACATCGGGGACTCCTTGACCTTCTCCAAGGTGATGTCCGGCATCTTCAGGTGGGCGTAGGGGTTCTTGGCCGCGTTGCGGCGGTCCTTCACCGCGACCATCCATCCGATGTACTCGGGCGCGCCGGACTGCTGGATGTACGCCCGCATCCACGGCGCGAACGCACCGCCGGCGCCTATCCCCCCGGAGCGCCCACCGGCGAGGCCCC includes:
- a CDS encoding alpha-mannosidase, with translation MPDEPADIERFLRDVLTPAIYPSRAPLEISALRVGGEPIPFGEAVSGRFTPFEVGEDWGGMWDTTWFRLSGEVPAGWSEPVALVHLGGDDMVGFSAEGLVWSPGGEAIQGVHHRHREVGLTGLRDRDRVGFYVEAAANPIPPWHLRDWPDLAPDYDGKALYTLRQAELAEPDRDAEALYIDIKVLLESSAHVPERHDEILSALQDACALVGAGRPPAEARQVLRPLLARPTLSSHRVTAVGHAHIDSAWLWPVRETRRKCARTFANQLRLMERYPEHRFACSQAAQYQWIKDEHPHLYEQIKARVAEGRWEPVGGMWVEADSNVPSGESLVRQLVYGKRFFLDEFAIETAELWIPDVFGYSAALPQIASQAGIRAIVTQKMSWNDTNVFPHTTFWWEGHDGSRILAHFPPADTYNGTFSVSEIVKSRDNHKDRERSDSSLYPFGFGDGGGGPTSHMLERARRLAGLGGLPEVAIGSVGAFLQSLDTDRFATWTGELYLEAHRATLTTHADVKAGNRRCEEALRAAEMWSVAAGVDRRRELDAAWKLLLFNQFHDIIPGSSIRWVYEDATHDYREIQRMAGEVISESLSRLAPEPVLAGVTVFNPSSYDRQDVVDIDGRTAVVSAPACGWARASHSAGLPEGWHPVSAGDGWIDNGILRVRWDRDGLLTSVWDHAAQREVLAEGERGNLFQLHEDEPRAFDAWDVDRSYLDTVEDLRHLDSAELVESNPLRASVRFTRRFGSSCITQVMSLAAGARHVEFRTEVDWQERHRFLKVAFPVAVHSPRATYEIQHGYIERSTIENTSWDRARFEVCAHRWADLGEPGYGVALLNDCKYGYDIRGHTMRLSLLRGPGYPDPSADRGTHQFTYALLPHPGDFRDAQVPERAEALNLPLTTAAGLAPASGSVLHVDRPGVSVEVVKWADDGDGVIVRICEVHGSRGPLTVTLQAGPAGLSNVHHCDLLERDVEELDLDGRSVSLTLRPFELVTLRFR
- a CDS encoding thioesterase family protein, which produces MASFAEEITVEPAGEGRYRAFLSHDWDLAPLPQGGIVASFALRAAGFEVHDPSQQLRTCTTVFAGQVTAGELEVDVSVLRRGRSASQVSATVRNAGAAAGATVLAVFGGPRRGPEFVDVNSPKVPAPLDCPSYRDPPPEGVDPMDPFPFWRHVEGRAAMGHAPWEEYEPESSDTATWLRFDEPPLLEDGSVDPLAVLTLADRMPGSIGERLGRQGPQWFAPSADLTVHFCAPLRTEWLLAHDRARWASDGWASAESTLWDEDGTLVAYATQMMLFTYMTG
- a CDS encoding thiolase domain-containing protein produces the protein MGERCAVVGIGQTHFKKRRDDVSIAGLLREAIDRALTDAEITLAEVDAVVIGKAPDAFEGIVMPEIFLADALGATGKPLLRVHTAGSVGGSTFIVGAHHVITGIHQTVLAVSWEKQSEGNAQWGLAGGRSGGIGAGGAFAPWMRAYIQQSGAPEYIGWMVAVKDRRNAAKNPYAHLKMPDITLEKVKESPMLWDPIRFQESCPSSDGACAVVLTNEAGARRSPRPPAWIHALSVRSELGQFPGRNPVRPQAGVECAHDVYRQAGITDPRSQIDMAELYVPFSWYEPMWLEGHDIAGPGEGWKMVDTGETDLGGAFPVNPSGGVLSTNAIGASGMVRFAEAALQVRGLAGEHQIEGVRTALAQAYGGAAQYFAMGVLRDQPPG